A genomic stretch from Hymenobacter psoromatis includes:
- a CDS encoding RNA polymerase subunit sigma-70, whose product MTEPDLIAACLRGEPRAQRQLYNQFAGLMLTVCRRYLKRPEDAEEALLLGFAKVFQALPTFRQEGSFEGWVRRIMVNQALMELRRREPLHLSFEDFAQPENLATTPATADTQLQADELLALLQTLPPGYRAVFNLYALEGYSHLEIAEALGISEGTSKSQLSKARAMLQRRLAPQTTSF is encoded by the coding sequence GCCCCGCGCCCAGCGCCAGCTCTACAACCAGTTTGCGGGGCTGATGCTGACGGTGTGCCGCCGCTACCTCAAGCGCCCCGAAGACGCTGAAGAAGCGCTGCTGCTGGGTTTCGCCAAGGTGTTTCAGGCGCTGCCCACGTTTCGGCAGGAGGGCTCGTTTGAGGGCTGGGTGCGGCGCATTATGGTGAACCAGGCGCTTATGGAGCTGCGCCGCCGCGAGCCGCTGCACCTCTCATTTGAGGACTTTGCGCAGCCCGAAAACCTGGCCACCACCCCCGCCACCGCCGATACCCAGCTGCAGGCCGACGAGCTGCTGGCCCTGCTGCAAACCCTACCCCCCGGCTACCGGGCCGTCTTCAACCTCTATGCCTTGGAAGGCTACTCGCACCTCGAAATCGCGGAGGCGCTGGGCATTTCGGAGGGTACCAGCAAGTCGCAGCTTAGCAAGGCGCGGGCCATGCTCCAGCGCCGGCTAGCGCCGCAAACCACGTCTTTTTAG